A genomic stretch from Mycobacterium paraterrae includes:
- a CDS encoding ammonium transporter, which produces MGQPDTGDTAWMLASSALVLLMTPGLAFFYGGMVRARSVLNMIMMSISAMGVVTVLWVLYGYSIAFGDDKDNFFGDPLEYFGLKGLIGGNSAAAAAGKAATDIPLAGTLPMNVFVAFQLMFAIITVALISGAVSDRLKFSSWLVFAGLWATIVYFPVAHWVFAFDGVTAEHGGWIANKLKAIDFAGGTAVHINSGTAGLVLAIVLGKRKGWPTTLFRPHNVPFVMLGAGLLWFGWYGFNAGSATSSNGVAASTFITTTVATAAAMLGWLATERIRDGHATTLGAASGIVAGLVAITPSCSSVNVLGALVIGAVGGVLCALAVGLKFKLGFDDSLDVVGVHLVGGLAGTLLVGLVATPEAPAAVKGLFYGGGWEQLEKQAIGAFSVMGYSAVVTLILALILKYTIGLRLSPEGESAGIDESQHAETGYDFATAGGTGSGVLPHASLPESTFDNNRVGDKVEAE; this is translated from the coding sequence ATGGGCCAGCCGGATACCGGCGATACCGCTTGGATGCTGGCAAGTTCCGCACTGGTGCTGTTGATGACCCCGGGACTGGCATTCTTCTACGGCGGTATGGTGCGTGCCCGAAGCGTGCTCAACATGATCATGATGAGCATCAGCGCCATGGGCGTGGTGACCGTGCTGTGGGTGCTTTATGGATACTCGATCGCGTTCGGCGACGACAAAGACAACTTCTTCGGCGACCCGCTGGAGTACTTCGGGCTGAAGGGCCTCATCGGCGGCAACTCCGCGGCCGCAGCGGCGGGTAAAGCCGCGACCGACATTCCATTGGCCGGCACCTTGCCGATGAACGTCTTCGTGGCCTTCCAGCTGATGTTCGCCATCATCACCGTCGCCCTGATTTCGGGAGCGGTCTCCGACCGCTTGAAATTCAGCTCCTGGTTGGTGTTCGCCGGGCTGTGGGCGACCATCGTGTACTTCCCGGTTGCGCACTGGGTGTTCGCGTTCGACGGTGTCACGGCCGAGCACGGCGGGTGGATCGCCAACAAGCTGAAAGCGATCGACTTCGCCGGCGGAACCGCGGTGCACATCAACTCCGGTACGGCCGGTTTGGTGCTGGCCATCGTCCTCGGCAAACGCAAGGGCTGGCCGACGACGCTGTTCCGGCCGCACAACGTCCCGTTCGTGATGCTCGGCGCCGGCCTTCTCTGGTTTGGCTGGTACGGATTCAACGCCGGCTCGGCCACCAGCTCCAACGGCGTTGCCGCATCGACTTTCATCACCACCACCGTGGCCACCGCCGCGGCGATGCTGGGCTGGCTGGCCACCGAGCGTATCCGCGACGGCCACGCCACCACGCTCGGCGCGGCCTCGGGCATCGTCGCCGGGCTCGTCGCCATCACGCCGTCCTGTTCCTCGGTGAACGTGCTCGGGGCTCTGGTGATCGGCGCGGTCGGCGGCGTGCTCTGCGCGCTGGCTGTCGGACTGAAGTTCAAGCTCGGCTTCGACGACTCACTGGACGTGGTCGGCGTCCACCTGGTCGGCGGTCTGGCGGGCACGCTGCTCGTCGGGTTGGTTGCCACGCCCGAGGCTCCCGCCGCGGTCAAGGGATTGTTCTACGGCGGAGGTTGGGAGCAGCTCGAAAAGCAGGCCATCGGCGCCTTCAGCGTGATGGGCTACTCCGCCGTCGTCACCCTCATCCTTGCTTTGATACTCAAGTACACGATCGGGCTACGACTGAGCCCTGAAGGCGAATCGGCGGGTATCGACGAGTCTCAGCACGCCGAGACCGGCTACGACTTCGCGACGGCGGGCGGCACCGGCTCTGGCGTTCTTCCGCACGCAAGTTTGCCCGAAAGCACATTTGACAATAATCGAGTGGGCGACAAAGTAGAGGCGGAATAA
- a CDS encoding P-II family nitrogen regulator — MKLITAIVKPFTLEDIKASLEQVGIIGMTVSEVQGYGRQKGHTEVYRGAEYSVDFVPKVRVEVLVEDYDADKALDSIVRAARTGKIGDGKVWVSPVETVVRVRTGERGADAI; from the coding sequence ATGAAGCTGATCACCGCAATCGTGAAGCCATTCACGCTCGAAGACATCAAAGCCAGCCTGGAGCAGGTCGGTATCATCGGGATGACAGTGAGCGAAGTCCAGGGCTACGGGCGTCAGAAGGGGCACACTGAGGTCTACCGAGGTGCGGAGTACTCCGTCGACTTCGTGCCCAAGGTCCGCGTCGAGGTCCTCGTCGAGGACTACGACGCCGACAAAGCCCTCGACAGCATCGTGCGGGCCGCGCGCACCGGCAAGATCGGTGACGGCAAGGTCTGGGTCAGCCCGGTCGAGACGGTGGTCCGGGTGCGCACCGGCGAGCGCGGAGCCGACGCGATCTGA
- a CDS encoding [protein-PII] uridylyltransferase, with the protein MKQHEESPDPSGRPAVAEKLSGAATDLAAAREKLLARGPNELDSAALREAWGELHEFWLTTKASEIGIMPGSGFAIVATGSLGRRELVPYSDLDLLLLHDGMNTDAVRDVADSLWYPLWDANIRLDHSVRTVAQTLKVASVDVSACLAMLDTRHIAGDEELSGRLIEGIRRQWRSGIQSIFGEVVDETHARWRRFGEIAHRAEPDLKSGRGGLRDIQLLDALAIAHLTDRLAVGEADDPLGSLTGAHLTMLNVRTELHRVSGRGHDQVLAQFADEISAALHYGDRFDLSRVLSDVGRTISYRVDAGLRTASNALPRRGMSAIRRRPRRPLDEGVVEYAGEIVLARDARPQSDPALLLRVAAASAVTGLPIAVSTLTRLADTAPELPTPWPRDALDNLLVMLTAGPDTIAVIETLDRTGLWGRLFPEWGAVRDLPPRDVVHIWTVDRHLAETVSRARIFTTRVARSDLLILAALLHDIGKGRDADHCVLGAQLATQIGTRLGMWPSDVEALSKLVLHHLLLAKVAFRQDLNDPQTIATVCEALDGDPVLLDVLHALTEADSLATGPGVWSDWKASLVADLVRRSRMAMNGEELPHADPLDPEYLALAADRKVHVELRPGADRRLYQAVVIAPDQRGLLSKAAGVLTLNSLRVHSASINVQDGVAISEFVVAPHFGSPPAAGLLRQQLIRALGGQTDVLGTLEQRSADTKPKPIGDAPTAVPVHQPSAPPRILWFEGTPGRLIIEIRANDRPGLLALLTGALERAGVDIDWAKVSTRGSMVDDVFCIALPQHSAAAKATGEPGSSTRSAIEHRLLAVLEEPAAAEV; encoded by the coding sequence ATGAAGCAGCACGAAGAATCACCCGATCCGTCAGGACGACCGGCCGTGGCGGAAAAGCTTTCTGGTGCGGCAACGGATTTGGCTGCGGCCCGGGAGAAGCTGCTGGCCCGGGGCCCGAACGAGTTGGATTCGGCCGCGCTGCGGGAAGCGTGGGGCGAGCTACACGAATTTTGGCTGACCACAAAGGCTTCCGAGATCGGAATCATGCCGGGCAGCGGCTTTGCAATAGTCGCCACGGGTTCGCTCGGCCGCCGCGAGCTGGTGCCCTACTCCGACCTGGACCTGCTGCTCCTGCACGACGGCATGAACACCGACGCGGTTCGAGACGTCGCCGACTCGCTCTGGTACCCGTTGTGGGATGCGAACATTCGCCTCGATCACAGCGTGCGGACGGTGGCCCAGACGCTGAAGGTCGCCAGCGTGGACGTCTCGGCCTGCCTGGCTATGCTCGACACCCGCCACATCGCCGGCGACGAGGAGCTGTCCGGCCGCCTCATCGAGGGCATTCGTCGGCAGTGGCGGTCGGGTATCCAATCCATCTTCGGCGAGGTTGTCGACGAGACCCACGCGCGATGGCGTCGCTTCGGGGAGATCGCCCACCGCGCCGAGCCCGATCTCAAATCCGGGCGGGGTGGACTACGTGACATCCAGCTCCTCGACGCGCTGGCCATCGCCCATCTCACCGACCGGTTGGCGGTGGGGGAGGCCGATGACCCGCTGGGCTCGCTGACCGGGGCCCACCTGACGATGCTGAATGTCCGCACCGAGTTGCACCGGGTGTCGGGTCGCGGCCACGACCAGGTGCTGGCCCAGTTCGCCGACGAGATCAGCGCTGCATTGCACTACGGTGATCGTTTCGATCTGTCGCGAGTGCTGTCCGACGTGGGACGCACCATCAGCTATCGCGTCGACGCGGGGTTGCGGACCGCCTCCAACGCGTTGCCGCGGCGTGGAATGTCGGCGATCCGGCGCCGCCCTCGCCGACCGCTCGACGAGGGCGTGGTGGAGTACGCCGGCGAGATCGTGCTCGCTCGCGATGCCCGACCGCAAAGCGACCCCGCCCTGTTGCTGCGGGTGGCTGCGGCCTCGGCCGTCACCGGGTTGCCGATCGCGGTGTCCACGCTGACACGGCTGGCCGATACGGCACCCGAACTGCCGACGCCTTGGCCTCGCGACGCACTGGACAATCTGCTGGTGATGTTGACCGCCGGACCGGACACCATCGCGGTGATCGAGACGCTGGACCGTACCGGCCTGTGGGGCAGGCTGTTTCCCGAGTGGGGGGCGGTGCGAGATCTTCCGCCGCGCGACGTGGTGCATATCTGGACCGTTGATCGCCACCTCGCCGAAACCGTCTCGCGGGCAAGGATATTCACGACCAGGGTGGCCCGGTCCGACTTGTTGATCCTGGCGGCGTTGTTGCACGACATCGGCAAGGGTCGCGACGCCGACCACTGCGTGCTCGGAGCACAGCTCGCCACCCAGATCGGCACCAGGTTGGGCATGTGGCCCTCGGACGTCGAGGCGCTGTCCAAGCTGGTGTTGCACCACTTGCTGCTGGCCAAGGTTGCCTTTCGCCAAGACCTCAACGATCCGCAGACGATCGCCACGGTCTGCGAAGCGCTCGACGGCGACCCGGTGCTGCTCGACGTGCTGCATGCGCTGACCGAAGCCGACTCGCTGGCCACCGGGCCAGGAGTGTGGAGCGACTGGAAGGCCTCGCTGGTCGCGGATCTGGTGCGACGCAGTCGGATGGCGATGAACGGGGAAGAGCTGCCGCACGCCGACCCCCTCGACCCCGAGTACCTCGCGCTGGCCGCCGATCGTAAGGTGCACGTCGAATTGCGGCCCGGCGCCGACCGGCGCTTATATCAGGCGGTAGTGATCGCCCCGGACCAGCGTGGGTTGCTCTCGAAGGCGGCCGGTGTGCTGACGCTGAACTCCCTACGCGTGCACTCGGCCTCGATCAACGTCCAAGACGGCGTCGCGATCAGCGAATTCGTGGTCGCACCTCACTTTGGCAGCCCGCCCGCCGCGGGGTTGTTGCGCCAGCAGCTGATTCGTGCGCTAGGTGGCCAAACTGACGTGCTTGGCACGCTGGAGCAGCGCTCTGCCGACACCAAACCCAAGCCGATCGGTGACGCGCCGACGGCAGTTCCGGTGCATCAACCGTCGGCGCCGCCACGCATCCTGTGGTTTGAAGGCACGCCCGGTCGGCTGATCATCGAAATCCGGGCCAACGACCGCCCGGGTCTGCTGGCCTTGCTCACCGGTGCCCTGGAGCGGGCGGGAGTCGACATCGACTGGGCCAAGGTGTCCACCCGCGGGTCGATGGTGGACGACGTGTTCTGCATCGCGCTGCCCCAGCACAGCGCCGCCGCGAAGGCGACCGGCGAACCCGGGTCGAGCACCCGAAGCGCGATCGAGCACCGGCTGCTCGCGGTCCTGGAGGAGCCGGCGGCAGCGGAGGTTTAG
- the ffh gene encoding signal recognition particle protein, protein MFESLSDRLTGALQGLRGKGRLTDADIDATTREIRLALLEADVSLPVVRAFVSRIKDRAKGAEVSGALNPAQQVVKIVNEELIGILGGQTRQLAFAKTPPTVVMLAGLQGSGKTTLAGKLALWLRKQGHTPLLVACDLQRPGAVNQLQIVGERAGVAVYAPHPGTSADADQSAGPGDPVAVAAAGLAEARAKHFDVVIVDTAGRLGIDEEMMAQAGAIRDAVSPDETIFVLDAMVGQDAVATAQAFGEGVGFTGVVLTKLDGDARGGAALSVREIAGVPILFASAGEKLEDFDVFHPDRMASRILGMGDVLSLIEQAEQVFDAQQAEAAAAKIGSGELTLEDFLEQMLAIRKMGPIGNLLGMLPGAGQMKEALAAVDDRQLDRLQAIIRGMTPQERADPKIINASRRLRIANGSGVTVSEVNQLVDRFFEARKMMSSMVSGMGIPGLGRKSATRKNAKGKGKKGKKQRGPTPPKARGPLGAGMPAGFPDLSNMPQGLDELPPGLADFDLSKLKFPGNH, encoded by the coding sequence GTGTTTGAATCGCTGTCTGATCGGCTCACCGGTGCTTTGCAAGGACTTCGCGGCAAGGGCCGGCTGACCGACGCCGACATCGACGCCACCACCCGCGAAATCCGGCTGGCGCTGCTCGAAGCCGATGTCTCGTTGCCCGTCGTCCGAGCCTTCGTGAGCCGTATCAAAGACCGCGCCAAGGGTGCGGAGGTTTCCGGCGCCCTCAACCCGGCCCAGCAGGTCGTCAAGATCGTCAACGAGGAGCTGATTGGCATCCTCGGCGGTCAAACCCGTCAGCTGGCATTCGCCAAGACCCCCCCGACCGTGGTGATGCTGGCGGGTCTGCAGGGTTCGGGAAAGACCACGCTGGCCGGCAAGCTCGCGCTCTGGCTGCGCAAGCAGGGCCATACCCCGCTGCTGGTCGCCTGCGACCTGCAACGTCCGGGGGCGGTCAACCAGCTGCAGATCGTGGGGGAGCGCGCCGGCGTCGCGGTGTACGCGCCGCACCCGGGCACCTCGGCGGACGCCGACCAATCCGCCGGGCCCGGTGACCCGGTCGCCGTCGCCGCAGCCGGTCTGGCCGAGGCACGGGCCAAGCACTTCGACGTCGTCATCGTCGACACCGCCGGGCGGTTGGGTATCGACGAGGAGATGATGGCTCAGGCCGGCGCCATCCGCGATGCCGTCTCACCAGACGAGACCATCTTCGTGCTGGACGCGATGGTCGGTCAGGACGCGGTGGCCACCGCGCAGGCCTTCGGCGAAGGCGTCGGTTTCACCGGTGTCGTGCTGACCAAGCTGGACGGCGACGCCCGGGGTGGAGCGGCACTGTCGGTCCGCGAAATAGCCGGTGTGCCGATCCTTTTCGCGTCAGCCGGCGAGAAGCTGGAAGACTTCGACGTCTTCCACCCGGATCGGATGGCCAGCCGCATCCTGGGCATGGGTGACGTGCTGAGCCTGATCGAACAGGCCGAGCAGGTCTTCGACGCTCAGCAGGCCGAAGCTGCAGCGGCCAAGATCGGATCGGGCGAGCTCACGCTGGAAGACTTCCTCGAGCAGATGCTGGCGATTCGCAAGATGGGTCCGATCGGCAACCTGTTGGGCATGCTGCCCGGGGCGGGCCAGATGAAAGAGGCGCTGGCCGCCGTCGACGACCGGCAACTCGACCGGTTGCAGGCCATCATCCGCGGCATGACCCCGCAGGAGCGCGCCGACCCGAAGATCATCAACGCCTCCCGACGGCTGCGCATCGCCAACGGTTCGGGCGTCACGGTGTCCGAGGTCAACCAGCTGGTCGACCGCTTCTTCGAGGCGCGCAAGATGATGTCGTCGATGGTCAGCGGCATGGGGATCCCTGGGCTGGGGCGTAAATCGGCAACCCGGAAGAACGCAAAGGGCAAGGGTAAGAAGGGCAAAAAGCAGCGAGGCCCGACGCCGCCCAAGGCACGGGGCCCGCTCGGCGCCGGCATGCCGGCCGGATTTCCGGACCTGTCCAACATGCCGCAGGGTCTCGACGAACTGCCGCCGGGCCTGGCCGATTTCGACTTGTCCAAGCTGAAGTTCCCGGGCAACCACTAG
- a CDS encoding metal-dependent hydrolase family protein, whose protein sequence is MPQHVRGIGLPDEEPIELWIVDGRVSHQPVAGADTIFDGGWILPGLVDAHCHVGLGPGGGVDVDEAIAQAEAERDAGALLLRDCGSPVDTRSLDERDDLPRIIRAGRHLARPKRYIPGLPIDIEDESQLPAAVAEQARRGDGWVKLVGDWIDRGIGDLAPLWSDDVIKAAIDAAHTHGARVTAHVFGEDALPGLIRGGIDCIEHGTGLTDDTIELMVEHRTALVPTLINVENFPGIADAAGKYPVYAAHMRDLYANAYPRLAAARDAGLRIFAGTDAGGMIAHGRIADEVEALKGIGMSPTEALGAACWDARQWLGRPGLDDGASADLLCFKDDPRQGPSVLNRPDVVILRGRRF, encoded by the coding sequence GTGCCGCAGCACGTTCGAGGGATCGGGCTTCCCGACGAAGAACCCATCGAACTGTGGATCGTCGACGGCCGGGTGAGCCACCAGCCGGTGGCCGGTGCCGACACGATTTTCGACGGCGGCTGGATCCTGCCCGGGCTGGTCGACGCACACTGTCACGTCGGCTTGGGTCCGGGTGGAGGTGTGGACGTCGACGAGGCGATCGCACAGGCCGAAGCCGAGCGCGATGCCGGTGCATTGTTACTGCGGGACTGCGGTTCGCCTGTCGACACCCGCAGCCTCGACGAGCGCGACGACCTGCCACGCATCATCCGCGCGGGTCGGCATCTGGCCCGTCCGAAGCGCTACATTCCCGGTCTGCCGATCGATATCGAGGACGAGTCCCAGTTGCCGGCGGCGGTGGCCGAGCAGGCTCGCCGCGGCGACGGTTGGGTCAAGCTCGTCGGCGATTGGATCGACCGCGGGATCGGCGATTTGGCTCCGCTGTGGTCCGACGACGTGATCAAGGCCGCAATCGACGCCGCTCACACCCACGGCGCGCGGGTGACCGCGCACGTCTTCGGGGAGGACGCCTTGCCCGGTCTGATCCGCGGCGGGATCGATTGCATCGAACACGGCACCGGGCTCACCGACGACACCATCGAGCTGATGGTTGAACACCGAACTGCCTTGGTGCCCACGCTGATCAACGTCGAAAACTTCCCCGGGATCGCCGACGCCGCGGGAAAGTATCCGGTCTACGCCGCACATATGCGGGACCTGTACGCCAACGCCTACCCGCGGCTGGCCGCCGCGCGCGACGCCGGGCTGCGTATCTTCGCCGGCACCGACGCCGGGGGGATGATCGCCCACGGACGCATCGCCGACGAGGTCGAGGCCCTCAAGGGCATCGGCATGAGCCCGACCGAAGCGCTGGGCGCGGCGTGCTGGGATGCGCGGCAGTGGCTGGGCCGCCCGGGTCTCGACGACGGCGCGTCGGCAGATCTGTTGTGCTTCAAGGACGATCCGCGTCAGGGACCGTCGGTGCTGAATCGGCCCGACGTGGTGATCCTGCGCGGCCGGCGCTTCTGA
- a CDS encoding NUDIX hydrolase produces MVPIPEFIVELRRHIGHSLLWLPAITAVVIRDHHVLLVQRSDNHAWTPITGIVEPGENPADCAVREVLEEAGIEAVARRLAWVHVTRPIVHVNGDHAQYLDHVFRMDWLSGDPFPADDESVQARWFDLAELPDMPEDMHRRIAYADSGNHTAATVFETQTP; encoded by the coding sequence ATGGTGCCGATCCCCGAATTCATCGTCGAGCTTCGACGCCACATCGGCCATTCGCTGCTGTGGTTGCCGGCGATCACCGCCGTGGTGATTCGCGACCACCACGTGCTGCTGGTGCAGCGGTCCGACAACCACGCATGGACTCCCATCACCGGGATCGTCGAGCCGGGGGAGAATCCGGCGGACTGTGCCGTGCGAGAAGTGTTGGAGGAGGCCGGTATCGAAGCCGTCGCGCGTCGGCTTGCCTGGGTGCACGTGACGCGGCCAATCGTCCATGTCAACGGCGACCACGCGCAGTATCTCGACCATGTGTTCCGTATGGACTGGTTGTCTGGTGACCCGTTCCCGGCCGACGACGAAAGCGTCCAGGCCCGGTGGTTCGATCTCGCCGAGCTCCCCGATATGCCGGAGGACATGCATCGGCGAATCGCCTATGCGGACAGCGGTAACCACACTGCGGCAACGGTTTTCGAGACACAGACGCCTTGA
- a CDS encoding N-acyl-D-amino-acid deacylase family protein produces MAYDVIIRDGLWFDGTGATPQTRSLGIRDGVVVTVSSGRLDEAGCPEVIDARGKWVVPGFVDVHTHYDAEVLLDPGLRESVRHGVTTVLLGMCSLSTVYADAEDAADLFSRVEAVPRKFVLGALQDKTWSNPAEYVQTLDNLPLGPNVSSLLGHSDLRTAVLGLERATTPDVEPTVAELDTMAALLDDALKAGMLGMSGMDAAIDKLDGDRFRSRALPSTFATWRERRKLIKVLRKRGRILQSAPNVAKAESGLLFFLSSSPLFGLRKAVRMSLLVSADAKSMPLAVHVFGRLTRLTNFLLRSKVRFQHLPVPFELYSDGIDLPVFEEFGAGTAALHLRDQLERNELLADEEYRRRFRRQFDRVKLGPSLWHRDFHEAVIVECPDASLIGKSFGAIADERKLHPLDAFLDVLVENGERNVRWTTTVANHRPEQLNKLANEPSIHLGFSDAGAHLRNMAFYNFPVKFLKRTLDAYHQGRPFITVERAVHRLTGEVAEWFGLDAGTLREGDRADFVVIDPAGLDESVEAYHEEKVPFYGDLSRMVNRNDAAVVATGVGGAIVFRDGQFREGYGTTVKSGRYLRAGSAHRQLAGAVA; encoded by the coding sequence ATGGCCTACGACGTGATCATTCGCGACGGATTGTGGTTCGACGGCACCGGCGCGACGCCGCAGACCCGCTCGCTGGGCATCCGAGACGGTGTTGTGGTCACCGTGTCGTCCGGCCGGCTGGATGAGGCGGGCTGCCCCGAGGTCATCGACGCCAGAGGCAAGTGGGTTGTGCCCGGGTTCGTCGACGTGCACACCCACTACGACGCCGAGGTGCTGTTGGATCCCGGCCTGCGTGAATCGGTGCGACACGGAGTCACCACGGTGCTGCTGGGAATGTGCTCGCTGTCGACGGTCTACGCCGACGCCGAAGATGCCGCCGACCTGTTCAGTCGGGTGGAGGCGGTACCCCGCAAGTTCGTTCTGGGCGCTCTGCAGGATAAGACGTGGTCGAATCCGGCAGAGTATGTGCAGACCCTCGACAATCTGCCCCTCGGACCGAATGTCAGCTCGCTGCTAGGTCATTCGGATCTGCGGACCGCGGTGCTGGGTCTCGAACGTGCGACAACGCCCGACGTCGAACCCACCGTCGCCGAACTCGACACGATGGCGGCGCTGCTCGACGACGCTCTCAAGGCCGGCATGCTCGGCATGTCCGGGATGGACGCCGCGATCGACAAACTCGACGGCGATCGCTTCCGCTCCCGCGCCCTGCCGTCCACCTTCGCCACGTGGCGGGAGCGCCGCAAGCTGATCAAGGTGTTGCGTAAACGCGGCCGCATTCTGCAGAGCGCGCCCAATGTGGCGAAAGCCGAGTCCGGGTTGCTGTTCTTCCTGTCCAGTAGCCCATTGTTCGGTCTGCGCAAGGCTGTTCGCATGAGCCTGCTGGTGTCGGCCGACGCCAAGTCAATGCCGTTGGCCGTGCACGTATTCGGCCGGCTCACCCGGCTGACGAATTTCCTGCTGCGCTCCAAGGTGCGCTTCCAGCACCTGCCGGTGCCGTTCGAGTTGTACTCCGACGGGATCGATCTTCCGGTGTTCGAAGAGTTCGGCGCCGGGACCGCCGCGTTGCACCTGCGCGACCAGTTGGAGCGCAACGAATTGCTCGCCGATGAGGAGTACCGCCGGCGATTCCGGCGGCAGTTCGACCGCGTCAAGCTCGGCCCGTCGTTGTGGCACAGGGACTTTCACGAGGCGGTCATCGTCGAGTGCCCGGACGCGTCCCTGATCGGCAAGAGCTTCGGCGCCATCGCCGACGAACGCAAACTGCACCCGCTGGACGCGTTCCTCGATGTCTTGGTGGAAAACGGCGAGCGCAACGTGCGCTGGACCACCACCGTCGCGAACCATCGTCCCGAACAACTCAACAAGCTCGCCAACGAGCCCAGCATCCACCTCGGCTTCTCAGACGCCGGTGCGCATCTGCGCAACATGGCGTTCTACAACTTCCCGGTGAAATTCCTCAAGCGCACGCTGGACGCCTACCACCAGGGTCGGCCCTTCATCACCGTCGAGCGTGCCGTGCATCGCCTCACCGGTGAAGTGGCCGAATGGTTTGGGCTCGACGCCGGCACGCTTCGCGAAGGCGACCGCGCCGACTTCGTCGTCATCGATCCGGCTGGCCTGGACGAGTCGGTGGAGGCCTACCACGAGGAGAAAGTGCCGTTCTACGGCGACCTGAGCCGGATGGTCAATCGCAACGACGCTGCCGTGGTCGCGACGGGTGTCGGAGGCGCAATTGTGTTCCGCGACGGGCAATTTCGCGAAGGTTACGGTACGACCGTGAAATCCGGCCGATACCTGCGAGCGGGCTCGGCGCATCGCCAGCTCGCGGGCGCGGTGGCATAG
- a CDS encoding TetR/AcrR family transcriptional regulator, whose amino-acid sequence MARTQQQRREETVARLLEASIATIIEIGYARASAAVITKRAGVSVGALFRHFDTMGDFMAATAYEVLRRQLDSFSKQVAAIPSDRPALERGLTILRDITSNDTNAVLYELMIAARTDEKLNATLQHVLEQYTSKICDAARALPGADDLAEDTFPVMVALLTNTFDGAAMLRAVLPQPEIEERRIALLVSLLSGTRPAVSSR is encoded by the coding sequence ATGGCACGGACCCAGCAGCAACGCCGCGAAGAAACCGTGGCACGCCTGCTCGAGGCGAGCATCGCGACGATCATAGAGATCGGGTACGCGCGGGCCTCCGCCGCGGTCATCACCAAGCGCGCCGGGGTATCCGTCGGGGCCCTGTTCCGGCACTTCGACACGATGGGCGATTTCATGGCCGCCACCGCGTACGAAGTGCTTCGGCGACAACTGGATTCGTTCAGCAAGCAAGTCGCCGCGATTCCGTCCGACCGCCCTGCGCTGGAGAGGGGGCTGACCATCCTGCGGGACATCACCAGCAACGACACCAATGCGGTCCTCTACGAGCTGATGATCGCCGCGCGCACGGACGAAAAGCTCAACGCGACGCTGCAGCACGTGCTCGAGCAGTACACCAGCAAGATCTGCGATGCCGCGCGTGCGTTGCCTGGTGCCGACGATCTGGCCGAAGACACTTTCCCGGTGATGGTTGCGTTGTTGACCAACACCTTCGACGGCGCCGCGATGCTGCGGGCTGTGCTGCCTCAACCCGAGATCGAAGAGCGGCGCATTGCGTTACTGGTCTCTTTGCTGAGCGGTACCCGCCCGGCGGTCAGCTCCCGCTGA
- a CDS encoding STAS domain-containing protein: MMTENQHAASGSPPQSEKDDFFSHESEVEGLAVVSVGGSVDMLTAPNLSEAIDAALAKKPRGLIVDLSKVEFLGSAGISVLMKTRDTLGDATPFCVVADGPATHRPLTLLGINELMSLCRHLDDAVSKLSGS; encoded by the coding sequence ATGATGACCGAAAACCAACACGCCGCGTCCGGTTCGCCACCTCAATCCGAAAAGGACGACTTCTTCTCCCACGAATCCGAGGTCGAAGGGCTGGCGGTGGTGTCCGTCGGCGGCAGTGTCGACATGTTGACCGCCCCGAACCTGTCCGAAGCGATCGATGCCGCGTTGGCGAAGAAACCCAGAGGCTTGATCGTGGACCTGTCCAAGGTCGAGTTCCTCGGTTCGGCGGGCATCAGTGTCCTGATGAAGACCCGCGACACACTCGGCGACGCCACCCCGTTCTGCGTTGTCGCCGACGGGCCGGCTACCCACCGGCCGCTCACCTTGCTCGGGATCAACGAGCTGATGAGCCTGTGCCGCCACCTCGACGACGCGGTCAGCAAGCTCAGCGGGAGCTGA